One segment of Arthrobacter sp. MMS18-M83 DNA contains the following:
- the fliW gene encoding flagellar assembly protein FliW, with protein MSTALAFSELSFTAPMPGLEAAEGFALRGIDGAPGLYAMESANPWIRMFLADAAVYVPDYAPAIPHSTLEVLGLDRTALDREELDGPGLATVLVVVNPTPEKTTVNLAAPIVLNSETGRCTQIVLDGDGYSLRAELSA; from the coding sequence ATGAGTACGGCACTGGCTTTTAGTGAGCTGAGCTTCACAGCACCGATGCCCGGACTTGAAGCCGCCGAGGGGTTCGCCTTGCGGGGAATCGACGGCGCCCCCGGACTCTACGCGATGGAGTCAGCCAACCCGTGGATCCGGATGTTCCTGGCCGACGCTGCCGTCTATGTTCCGGACTACGCCCCCGCCATCCCCCACTCAACCCTGGAGGTTCTCGGCTTGGACCGGACTGCGTTGGACCGGGAAGAGCTGGACGGGCCAGGGTTGGCAACGGTCCTCGTAGTCGTTAACCCGACTCCGGAAAAAACCACCGTGAACCTCGCGGCCCCGATCGTGCTGAACTCGGAAACAGGACGCTGCACGCAAATCGTGCTGGACGGCGACGGCTACTCCCTCCGGGCCGAACTGAGCGCCTGA
- a CDS encoding APC family permease codes for MTQITRPSARKTVEAHDPAGTEHGISGKGLKTGQLGLLAVVVLGISSVAPAYSLTSSLGPAVNAVGLQLPAIFIVAFIPMILVAFAYRELNADSPDSGTTFTWATKAFGPFIGWMGGWGLLAANIIVLSNLAGVAVDFFYLFLAQVFGNPDLADLTSNKALNIATCLAFVALAVWVSYRGLHATKLVQYAMVGFQVVVLGVFIVMALTHASSGDTPTAIAFSWDWFDPTKISSFEQFAAGMSLAVFVYWGWDVCLTVNEETKGGKGTAGKAGTTTAIAVLGLYVAVIVATMMVAGIGGDGIGLNNPDNQSNIFAALASPVMGPLAILMSLAVLAGTASSLQSTMASPARSLLAMGHYGALPQKFSAVSKRFGSPGFATIMAGAISGGFYAIMKVVSENVLNDTILALGLMICFYYGMTAFACAWYFRHSVFSSVRNFFMRLLFPVVGGVVLTLVFIQTAVDSWSPDFGSGSEIFGVGLVFIIGVGILALGAVVMLVMARVRPGFFRGETLRKDTPALVVPE; via the coding sequence ATGACTCAAATAACCCGCCCAAGCGCAAGGAAGACCGTGGAGGCCCACGATCCCGCCGGCACCGAACACGGCATCAGCGGCAAAGGACTGAAGACGGGGCAGCTGGGGCTCCTCGCCGTCGTCGTCCTTGGTATTTCTTCGGTGGCACCCGCCTACAGCCTGACCAGCTCGCTGGGCCCGGCAGTCAACGCAGTGGGCTTGCAGTTGCCCGCCATCTTCATCGTTGCGTTCATCCCGATGATCCTGGTGGCATTCGCCTACCGCGAGCTCAACGCAGACTCCCCTGACAGCGGCACCACCTTCACGTGGGCCACCAAGGCCTTCGGCCCGTTCATCGGCTGGATGGGCGGCTGGGGACTGCTGGCAGCCAACATCATCGTCCTTTCCAACTTGGCAGGCGTCGCGGTGGACTTTTTCTACCTCTTCCTTGCCCAGGTTTTCGGCAATCCCGATCTTGCTGACCTGACGTCCAACAAAGCCTTGAATATCGCGACGTGTCTGGCCTTCGTGGCGCTGGCAGTGTGGGTGAGCTACCGCGGCCTGCACGCCACCAAGCTGGTGCAGTACGCCATGGTGGGATTCCAGGTAGTGGTCTTGGGCGTCTTCATCGTCATGGCCCTTACCCACGCCTCCTCCGGCGACACCCCCACGGCCATCGCTTTCAGCTGGGACTGGTTTGACCCGACCAAGATCAGCAGTTTCGAGCAATTCGCGGCCGGCATGTCCCTCGCGGTCTTCGTCTACTGGGGTTGGGACGTCTGCCTGACGGTCAATGAAGAGACGAAGGGCGGCAAGGGCACCGCAGGCAAGGCCGGTACCACGACGGCGATCGCCGTGCTGGGACTCTACGTCGCCGTGATCGTGGCCACCATGATGGTCGCCGGGATTGGCGGCGATGGGATCGGGCTGAACAACCCGGACAACCAGTCGAACATCTTCGCTGCATTGGCCTCGCCCGTCATGGGTCCGCTGGCCATCCTGATGTCCCTCGCCGTACTCGCAGGCACGGCTTCGTCCCTGCAGTCCACCATGGCTTCCCCCGCCCGCAGTCTCCTGGCTATGGGACATTACGGCGCCCTGCCGCAGAAGTTCTCCGCCGTCAGCAAGCGCTTCGGTTCCCCTGGGTTCGCAACCATCATGGCCGGGGCAATTTCCGGCGGGTTCTACGCCATCATGAAGGTGGTCAGTGAGAACGTTCTCAACGACACCATCCTGGCGCTGGGCTTGATGATCTGCTTCTACTACGGGATGACCGCGTTCGCCTGCGCTTGGTACTTCCGGCACAGCGTGTTCAGCAGCGTCCGCAACTTCTTCATGCGCCTGCTCTTCCCGGTGGTTGGGGGCGTCGTGCTGACGCTGGTCTTCATCCAGACGGCGGTGGACAGCTGGTCGCCGGACTTCGGTAGCGGGTCCGAAATCTTCGGCGTCGGCCTGGTGTTCATCATCGGCGTCGGCATCCTGGCCCTCGGAGCGGTGGTCATGCTGGTCATGGCCCGCGTCCGGCCCGGCTTCTTCCGCGGCGAAACCCTGCGCAAGGACACCCCAGCCCTCGTAGTCCCCGAGTAG
- a CDS encoding AMIN-like domain-containing (lipo)protein gives MRKFHVWLAALIVAAGLGLVAPGAASAAPYCGIVWGSLAKSSPALTRAPVVNVRTGQQPCFDRLVVDLNGNVAGYSVRYVPQVLQDGSGLPVDLRGNAFLQVTVNAPAYNPSGSATYNPANKTELTDVAGYKTFRQVAYAGSFEGYTSLGLGVRARLPFRVFTLTGPGTGSRLVIDVAHMW, from the coding sequence GTGAGAAAGTTTCACGTGTGGTTGGCAGCTTTGATCGTGGCCGCCGGGCTTGGCCTCGTGGCCCCAGGGGCGGCCTCGGCAGCCCCGTATTGCGGGATCGTCTGGGGATCGCTGGCAAAGTCCAGCCCGGCGCTGACCCGGGCCCCAGTTGTCAACGTCAGGACGGGACAGCAACCATGCTTTGACCGATTGGTGGTCGACCTCAACGGCAACGTTGCCGGTTATTCAGTCCGCTACGTTCCGCAGGTATTGCAGGACGGCTCTGGACTTCCCGTTGATTTGAGGGGTAATGCGTTCCTGCAAGTCACGGTCAACGCGCCTGCGTACAACCCAAGCGGCAGTGCCACGTACAACCCGGCCAACAAGACGGAACTGACCGACGTCGCCGGCTACAAAACCTTCCGCCAAGTGGCATACGCGGGAAGCTTCGAAGGCTACACCAGCCTCGGATTGGGCGTCCGGGCCCGGCTTCCGTTCAGGGTCTTCACGCTGACCGGCCCGGGAACAGGATCGCGCCTGGTGATTGATGTGGCCCATATGTGGTGA
- a CDS encoding type II toxin-antitoxin system RelE family toxin, whose protein sequence is MTGRFGIRYTSAAAKQIRKLDKAAQVRVLKAVEILSDTPRPPLGKQLVGGEGEWRIRTGDYRIIYEIHDQELLVLVVKVGHRKEIYRH, encoded by the coding sequence GTGACGGGCCGTTTCGGCATCCGCTATACCTCGGCTGCAGCGAAGCAGATCCGCAAGCTGGACAAAGCAGCCCAGGTACGGGTGCTGAAGGCTGTGGAAATCCTCAGTGATACTCCGCGGCCCCCTTTGGGCAAACAGCTAGTGGGCGGCGAGGGGGAATGGCGCATCCGGACCGGGGATTACCGCATTATTTATGAGATTCACGACCAGGAACTACTGGTCCTGGTGGTCAAGGTGGGGCATCGCAAGGAAATCTACCGGCATTGA
- a CDS encoding type II toxin-antitoxin system Phd/YefM family antitoxin, giving the protein MTTTTSNEARTHWAELIDGVRVEPVHITRRGRPVAVMVDPEFYERAVQALEDAEDVAAARAARSEDEPTVTHEELLRELGIEA; this is encoded by the coding sequence ATGACGACTACTACTTCCAACGAGGCCAGAACGCACTGGGCGGAGCTGATTGACGGTGTCCGTGTCGAGCCCGTGCACATCACCCGGCGGGGACGCCCTGTTGCGGTGATGGTGGATCCTGAATTTTATGAGCGTGCCGTGCAGGCTCTTGAAGATGCTGAGGATGTCGCGGCTGCGCGCGCTGCCAGGTCCGAGGACGAACCGACGGTCACCCACGAGGAATTGTTGCGTGAGCTTGGAATCGAGGCGTGA
- a CDS encoding DUF4193 domain-containing protein — MATDYDAPRKTEEESPAESLEALQASRGSGAQTAVIDVDENDTAEGIDLPGADLSGEELTVIVVPEQSDEFTCSSCFLVRHRSQIALEKNGLKYCRDCEG, encoded by the coding sequence ATGGCTACCGATTACGACGCCCCACGCAAGACCGAAGAAGAGTCTCCCGCCGAATCGCTCGAGGCCCTTCAGGCGTCACGCGGCTCCGGTGCCCAGACTGCTGTGATCGATGTCGACGAGAACGACACAGCCGAGGGCATTGACCTTCCGGGTGCCGACTTGTCCGGCGAAGAACTGACCGTCATCGTTGTCCCGGAGCAGTCCGATGAATTTACGTGTTCATCGTGCTTCCTGGTCCGTCACCGGTCGCAGATCGCACTGGAAAAGAACGGCCTCAAGTACTGCCGCGACTGCGAAGGCTAA
- a CDS encoding DUF6454 family protein, which yields MPTPAIEKRALLADAVSAIDRGSRFELLGEVHLDFPTHHPQGMAFAKGLTFLSSVEILEAPRPAADPALRTPGRGSGHVFVLDPDGGLVRDIPVGEDAVYHPGGIDYDGDHVWVSVAEYRARSRSIVYTIDPDSFEVRERFRVDDHIGWILRDPGLDLVFGGSWGSRHLYTWDTEGLLLDQWENPGHFVDYQDAQLLGPGLLLCSGISLLRQAGGSPLELGGLALVEPLRKRIKRDVPVSVFSAAGHVITRNPVTVTVDESGLLFHAAPDDGDESGGTRILSYRILSYRII from the coding sequence GTGCCGACGCCGGCAATTGAGAAACGGGCCCTGCTCGCCGACGCTGTTTCTGCGATTGACCGGGGGAGCCGTTTTGAGTTGCTCGGGGAGGTCCACCTCGACTTTCCCACGCACCACCCGCAGGGCATGGCCTTCGCCAAAGGACTGACATTCCTGTCCTCTGTTGAAATCCTCGAGGCGCCGCGCCCTGCGGCGGATCCGGCACTGCGCACTCCCGGGCGGGGGAGCGGGCACGTCTTCGTGCTCGACCCGGACGGCGGGCTGGTACGGGATATCCCCGTGGGCGAGGACGCGGTGTACCACCCCGGTGGTATCGATTACGACGGCGATCACGTGTGGGTCTCCGTGGCCGAGTACCGGGCCCGGAGCCGGAGCATCGTTTACACGATCGATCCGGACAGCTTCGAGGTCCGCGAGCGGTTCCGCGTGGACGACCACATTGGCTGGATCCTCCGCGATCCCGGACTGGACCTCGTCTTCGGTGGAAGCTGGGGTTCCCGGCACCTCTACACCTGGGATACGGAGGGCCTTTTGCTGGACCAGTGGGAGAACCCCGGCCACTTCGTTGACTACCAGGATGCCCAACTCCTTGGTCCCGGGCTGTTGCTGTGCAGCGGTATTTCACTGCTGCGGCAGGCTGGTGGCAGCCCCCTTGAACTCGGGGGACTGGCGCTGGTGGAACCACTGCGGAAAAGGATCAAGCGGGACGTCCCCGTCAGCGTGTTCAGCGCTGCCGGTCACGTCATCACCCGCAATCCTGTCACGGTCACCGTGGATGAATCCGGGCTACTGTTTCATGCAGCTCCCGACGACGGTGACGAGTCCGGCGGAACACGGATCCTGAGTTACCGGATCCTGAGTTACCGGATCATTTAA
- a CDS encoding inositol monophosphatase family protein translates to MSNIIGTKKTRATAHRGDSSNFLENTLPAIASAIEAGADLVEVDVRVTKDGQVILLHDASLLRIWGLDCEAADVDYDRISQLGAGEERIPLLSEALELFRGSPSTLLIDMDEPGPAETAAAVVRESGVAVSWCGNLDGMRTIRALDQDARIWLPWNKRVAPPEDLLAELNPEFVNSEYVVLSKDMVEQIHLAGAKVSCWTVDDLESMRWALGLGVDSITSNQLDLLQSAIAEDPEAWASAEAPRALAGDEVLESRKVALELAEWAVGYMRDADRGQVSTKAHPADLVTEVDVAVERYVREVIAARLPGHTVVGEEMGGVAVPGAPCWYLDPVDGTTNYVNHIPWTAFSLALAMDRKPAVAVVADPWRGEIFEAVAGWGARLDRQPLLLAPAGVLPAPLAGTVVATELAGHLPWPGMLKLLEELGERHSIMRIMGSATMTVVGVAAGRGAGAIIGGFSPIDHLAATLIVHEAGGVVLNSDGETDMFPEHGGVLVVRPEYSAELYELWRQVSADAGN, encoded by the coding sequence TTGAGCAACATCATTGGCACCAAAAAGACCCGCGCCACCGCCCACCGTGGTGATTCCAGCAACTTCCTGGAAAACACCCTGCCTGCGATCGCCTCAGCCATCGAAGCGGGCGCGGACCTCGTGGAAGTGGACGTCCGGGTCACGAAGGACGGGCAAGTGATCCTCCTCCATGACGCCTCCCTGTTGAGGATCTGGGGCCTGGACTGCGAAGCGGCAGACGTCGACTATGACCGGATCAGCCAGCTGGGCGCCGGGGAGGAGCGGATCCCGCTGCTTTCCGAAGCCCTCGAACTTTTCCGCGGCAGCCCGTCGACGCTGCTCATCGACATGGACGAGCCGGGTCCCGCTGAGACGGCTGCCGCCGTCGTGCGCGAAAGCGGTGTGGCAGTGTCCTGGTGCGGGAACCTGGACGGAATGCGCACCATCCGCGCACTGGACCAGGATGCCCGGATCTGGCTGCCGTGGAACAAAAGGGTCGCCCCGCCGGAAGACCTGCTGGCCGAACTGAACCCCGAGTTCGTCAACTCCGAATACGTGGTTCTCAGCAAGGACATGGTGGAACAGATTCACTTAGCGGGGGCGAAGGTTTCCTGCTGGACCGTGGACGATTTGGAGTCCATGCGCTGGGCGCTGGGACTTGGCGTGGATTCGATCACCAGCAACCAGTTGGATCTGTTGCAAAGCGCCATCGCCGAAGATCCCGAAGCATGGGCTTCGGCCGAGGCGCCGAGGGCTCTGGCCGGGGACGAGGTTCTCGAGTCCCGGAAAGTCGCCCTGGAACTTGCCGAGTGGGCCGTCGGGTACATGCGCGACGCCGATCGCGGCCAGGTCTCGACCAAGGCGCACCCTGCTGATCTGGTCACGGAAGTGGATGTCGCCGTCGAGCGCTATGTCCGCGAAGTGATTGCTGCCCGCCTTCCCGGCCACACGGTGGTTGGCGAGGAAATGGGCGGAGTCGCCGTGCCCGGCGCACCGTGTTGGTACCTTGATCCGGTCGACGGAACCACCAACTACGTGAACCACATTCCGTGGACGGCGTTCTCGCTTGCCTTGGCTATGGACCGCAAGCCCGCGGTGGCCGTCGTCGCGGACCCGTGGCGCGGTGAGATCTTCGAAGCCGTGGCTGGCTGGGGTGCCCGCTTGGACAGGCAGCCGCTGTTGCTGGCTCCTGCGGGAGTTTTGCCGGCACCTTTGGCCGGAACCGTCGTGGCGACGGAACTGGCGGGGCACTTGCCGTGGCCCGGCATGCTGAAGCTTCTTGAGGAGCTTGGCGAGCGGCACAGCATCATGCGGATCATGGGGTCAGCCACCATGACCGTGGTTGGCGTCGCCGCGGGACGGGGTGCGGGAGCGATTATCGGCGGCTTCAGCCCCATCGACCACTTGGCCGCCACGCTCATTGTTCATGAGGCCGGGGGCGTTGTCCTCAATTCCGACGGTGAGACGGACATGTTCCCCGAACATGGTGGGGTGCTTGTGGTCCGACCGGAGTATTCCGCCGAGCTTTACGAACTCTGGAGGCAAGTAAGTGCCGACGCCGGCAATTGA
- a CDS encoding ABC transporter ATP-binding protein, whose amino-acid sequence MTIHEPLTEPPASTTGPGAAASGGLTIRGLHKILGGRTIIDNLDLSVNEGELVSLLGPSGCGKTTTLRMIAGFLEPDSGSIEVEGQEVSHLGAENRPSAMVFQNYALWPHMTVAKNIGFPLKLRKMSKAEIKNRVETVLELVSLLHHKDSKPARISGGEQQRVALARALVQEPKLLLLDEPLSNLDAKLRVKVREDIRKIQQELGITTVIVTHDQEEAMSMSDRIAVMNSGRIEQYSTPEALYARPETEFVATFIGSMNRVEGSLNNGLISAGGDILGIRPEDVILHDMPFDGALPATVERVVPRGHFQEVYLRRADAQLRSFVTGELMRPGQQTYAEIRKAMTFRDGRLVAESGAAL is encoded by the coding sequence ATGACAATTCATGAACCATTGACTGAACCACCGGCCAGCACCACCGGGCCGGGCGCCGCGGCTAGCGGTGGACTGACCATCCGCGGCCTCCACAAGATCCTCGGCGGCCGTACGATCATCGACAACCTGGACCTGTCGGTGAACGAGGGCGAACTCGTGTCCTTGCTGGGGCCCTCCGGCTGCGGCAAGACCACGACGCTGCGGATGATCGCCGGCTTCCTGGAACCCGACTCCGGCTCCATCGAGGTGGAAGGCCAGGAAGTGTCCCACTTGGGCGCGGAGAACCGCCCCAGCGCGATGGTGTTCCAGAACTACGCTCTGTGGCCCCACATGACGGTGGCCAAGAACATCGGCTTCCCGCTGAAGTTGCGCAAGATGTCCAAAGCCGAGATCAAGAACCGGGTGGAAACCGTCCTGGAACTGGTCAGCCTGTTGCACCACAAGGATTCGAAGCCGGCCCGCATTTCCGGCGGCGAGCAGCAACGCGTGGCTTTGGCCCGCGCCTTGGTCCAGGAGCCGAAGCTCCTGCTCCTCGATGAGCCCCTGAGCAACCTGGACGCGAAACTGCGTGTCAAAGTGCGCGAAGACATCCGCAAGATCCAGCAGGAGCTGGGCATCACCACGGTCATCGTCACGCACGACCAGGAAGAGGCGATGTCCATGTCCGACCGCATCGCCGTCATGAATTCGGGCAGGATCGAGCAATACAGCACCCCGGAGGCCCTCTATGCCCGCCCGGAAACCGAATTTGTAGCCACCTTCATCGGCAGCATGAACCGCGTGGAAGGCTCGCTCAACAACGGACTCATCTCAGCGGGCGGGGATATCCTCGGGATCCGACCGGAGGACGTCATCCTGCATGACATGCCGTTCGACGGCGCACTCCCGGCCACAGTTGAAAGGGTTGTCCCCCGCGGACATTTCCAGGAGGTGTATTTGCGCAGGGCGGACGCTCAGCTCCGCAGCTTCGTCACGGGCGAGCTCATGCGGCCGGGCCAGCAGACCTACGCGGAGATTCGCAAGGCCATGACCTTCCGGGACGGGCGGCTCGTAGCCGAATCGGGTGCCGCACTTTGA
- a CDS encoding ABC transporter permease has product MAIATDSRTGPASRTRPALTLDSIVRSALVVLFVVLMVVFILGPLLWLGVRAFAGNWTFPNLLPDDWTLRWWQVVINDGALGVAVQNSLFFAPLTVLVSAIICLPAAYAFARFDFPGRRFFLISLFATNAFPKMGLFVTLAALFYALNLMNTVLGILVVHVLGTVVFMTWIPAAAFAAVPRNLEEAARDAGASKLRVFTSVTLPMALPGIIVAAVMSFLASFDEAQGTYLVGAPAFMTMPTQMYSLVLNYPTQVAAVFSILLAIPSVALMLAAHKHILGGQLAEGFQIK; this is encoded by the coding sequence ATGGCTATCGCTACTGATTCCCGCACCGGGCCGGCTTCCCGCACCCGTCCGGCGCTCACCCTGGACTCGATTGTCCGAAGTGCCCTGGTGGTCCTGTTCGTGGTCCTCATGGTCGTTTTCATCCTGGGTCCCTTGCTCTGGCTGGGCGTCCGCGCTTTCGCCGGTAACTGGACGTTCCCCAACCTCCTTCCCGACGATTGGACACTGCGCTGGTGGCAGGTTGTCATCAACGACGGCGCACTCGGCGTCGCGGTGCAGAACTCCCTGTTCTTCGCTCCGCTGACGGTGCTGGTTTCTGCAATCATTTGTTTGCCTGCGGCCTACGCCTTTGCCCGCTTTGATTTTCCCGGACGCCGGTTCTTCCTGATCAGCCTGTTCGCGACCAACGCCTTCCCCAAGATGGGATTGTTCGTCACCCTCGCGGCGCTGTTCTATGCGTTGAACCTGATGAACACCGTACTGGGAATCCTTGTGGTGCACGTGTTGGGAACCGTCGTCTTCATGACCTGGATCCCCGCGGCAGCGTTCGCTGCCGTGCCGCGAAACCTGGAAGAAGCAGCCCGCGACGCCGGAGCCTCCAAACTGCGCGTGTTCACTTCAGTGACGCTCCCCATGGCATTGCCCGGGATCATCGTCGCGGCAGTGATGTCCTTCCTGGCGTCCTTCGACGAAGCGCAAGGAACGTATTTGGTTGGTGCGCCGGCCTTCATGACCATGCCCACCCAGATGTACAGCCTGGTGCTGAACTACCCCACCCAAGTGGCGGCCGTTTTCTCCATTCTGCTGGCCATCCCCTCCGTAGCCCTCATGCTCGCGGCGCACAAGCACATCCTCGGCGGCCAGCTCGCCGAGGGCTTCCAGATCAAATAG
- a CDS encoding ABC transporter permease — MTTTLHKPAELEPTVPPARVGRPKRLGQRGVGFFMALPPILLIAIFVGFPIVLAFGFSIGLTGGLNHTIATIGQNVHEADAWWGTLAAYQEMFTNKRFLGDLLVTVIVTLVSTITVLFLALGIGLYLKLKGGRMARLLSGLAIVPLFIPVVIASWAILTFYSGTGFLRSVFALFGLDFPVWAFTMVTVIIGSVWTSLPFAVLMISSGLQSVPNAMIEAARDAGAGSLRTIVSVIVPMAAVPIIIATTFTAIGIVGSFTVPYFTGPNSPNMLGVDMSNYFSSFNQPQQSAVMAFTVFLIASGIAALYVWANFRSAKEQGKV; from the coding sequence GTGACAACCACGCTTCACAAGCCGGCGGAACTGGAACCCACGGTTCCGCCGGCTCGCGTCGGGCGACCGAAGCGCCTTGGCCAGCGAGGCGTGGGGTTCTTCATGGCCCTCCCGCCGATCCTGCTGATCGCGATCTTTGTCGGCTTCCCCATCGTGCTCGCCTTCGGCTTCAGCATCGGCCTGACCGGCGGGTTGAACCACACGATCGCCACCATCGGCCAGAACGTGCACGAGGCGGACGCCTGGTGGGGAACCCTGGCGGCATACCAGGAGATGTTCACCAACAAGCGTTTCCTCGGGGACCTCCTTGTCACGGTCATTGTGACTCTCGTGAGCACGATCACGGTCCTCTTCCTGGCCCTGGGGATCGGGCTTTACCTCAAGCTTAAGGGCGGCCGAATGGCCCGCCTGCTCTCCGGCCTTGCGATTGTGCCGCTGTTCATCCCGGTGGTCATCGCTTCCTGGGCCATCCTGACCTTCTATTCCGGTACGGGTTTCCTGCGGAGCGTCTTCGCGCTCTTCGGGCTTGACTTTCCGGTCTGGGCCTTCACGATGGTCACGGTCATCATCGGCTCGGTGTGGACTTCGCTGCCTTTCGCGGTGCTCATGATCTCCTCCGGACTGCAGTCCGTGCCCAACGCCATGATCGAAGCAGCCCGCGACGCCGGTGCCGGCTCCTTGCGCACGATCGTCTCAGTGATCGTTCCTATGGCCGCTGTTCCAATCATCATCGCGACGACGTTTACCGCAATCGGAATCGTTGGATCGTTCACGGTCCCTTACTTCACCGGGCCCAATTCGCCGAACATGCTCGGAGTGGACATGTCCAACTACTTCTCGTCCTTCAACCAGCCGCAGCAGTCGGCAGTTATGGCCTTCACTGTGTTCCTGATTGCCTCCGGAATTGCCGCGCTTTACGTGTGGGCAAACTTCCGTTCCGCCAAGGAACAGGGGAAAGTCTGA
- a CDS encoding extracellular solute-binding protein, which translates to MTNRFLAAAAVAVVAATAVTGCAQSSTASAQNNGASASPDKTVTVFISGDTNVQNLWEKSLVPAFEKANPGYHVKVTLDLHGEHDAQTLAKLTSATEQNKEPDFDLVDGGFVPKASAANLLTSVSSQTISALNDVPQDVIKAGGTGGIPYRGSAVLLAYDTKTVATPPKTLDELLAWIKANPGKFTYNSPKSGGSGGAFVATVLDKFVPADARAKMAVGYEKDLEKYWDQGFAALKDLNSSVFQSGVYPNGNKQTLDLLASGQISMAPVWSDQFITGSTNGQIPSSVKAAQISNPSFTGGAAYLGIPKSSPRQEAALKLANFVLTPDAQTTIIKEMSGFPAISLDKLPADVKEKFKDADTNNLRKGYFDQMGKDLNNLWDQKVPGQ; encoded by the coding sequence ATGACCAACCGCTTCCTAGCAGCGGCCGCCGTCGCCGTAGTTGCAGCCACCGCTGTGACCGGCTGCGCGCAAAGCAGTACCGCATCGGCCCAGAACAATGGCGCGAGCGCATCACCGGACAAGACGGTCACCGTGTTCATCAGTGGGGACACCAACGTCCAGAACCTGTGGGAAAAGAGCCTTGTTCCCGCGTTCGAAAAGGCCAACCCCGGCTACCACGTGAAAGTCACGCTGGATCTGCACGGTGAGCACGACGCCCAGACACTGGCGAAACTGACCAGCGCCACAGAGCAGAACAAGGAACCAGATTTCGATCTGGTGGATGGCGGCTTCGTTCCCAAGGCCTCCGCAGCCAACCTGCTGACCTCCGTGAGCTCGCAGACGATTTCGGCCCTGAACGATGTCCCGCAGGATGTCATCAAGGCCGGTGGCACGGGCGGCATCCCGTACCGCGGGTCCGCAGTGCTCCTGGCATATGACACCAAGACTGTGGCTACTCCGCCCAAGACTCTTGACGAGCTGCTCGCCTGGATCAAGGCAAACCCGGGCAAGTTCACCTACAACTCGCCCAAGTCGGGTGGGTCCGGCGGCGCATTCGTTGCCACGGTTTTGGACAAGTTCGTCCCGGCCGACGCCCGCGCCAAGATGGCCGTCGGTTACGAGAAGGACCTGGAGAAGTACTGGGACCAGGGCTTCGCGGCGTTGAAGGACCTCAACTCCTCCGTCTTCCAGAGCGGCGTCTACCCCAACGGCAACAAGCAGACCCTTGACCTGCTCGCCAGTGGACAGATCTCCATGGCCCCGGTCTGGTCCGACCAGTTCATCACCGGCTCGACCAACGGCCAGATTCCCTCCTCCGTGAAGGCCGCGCAGATCAGCAACCCGTCCTTCACCGGCGGTGCTGCCTACCTCGGCATTCCCAAGTCCTCGCCCCGCCAGGAAGCGGCGCTGAAGCTTGCCAACTTCGTCCTCACGCCTGACGCGCAGACTACGATCATCAAGGAGATGTCCGGCTTCCCGGCCATCAGCCTGGACAAGCTGCCGGCAGATGTGAAGGAGAAGTTCAAAGACGCAGACACGAACAACCTGCGTAAGGGCTACTTCGACCAGATGGGCAAGGACCTGAACAACCTCTGGGACCAGAAGGTTCCCGGCCAGTGA